From a region of the Petrotoga olearia DSM 13574 genome:
- a CDS encoding GatB/YqeY domain-containing protein encodes MLKDVLNKDLKKYMKEKNTLALNAVRSIISEIKNKEVEKAAELTEEEIVQLIRKQIKMREDSIEQFERADRNDLAEKEKKELEILQEYLPEQLSDEELRKIIEETINEANATSKKDFGKVMKLVIQKVQGRADGKKISEILSTLLN; translated from the coding sequence ATGTTAAAAGATGTATTAAATAAAGATTTGAAAAAATATATGAAAGAGAAAAATACCCTTGCTTTAAATGCGGTTAGATCGATAATATCCGAGATTAAAAATAAAGAGGTTGAAAAAGCAGCTGAGTTAACAGAGGAAGAAATAGTCCAATTGATAAGAAAACAGATAAAAATGAGAGAAGATTCCATTGAACAGTTTGAAAGAGCAGATAGAAACGATCTCGCTGAAAAAGAAAAAAAAGAACTTGAGATCTTACAAGAATATCTCCCTGAACAGCTTTCTGATGAGGAATTGAGAAAAATAATAGAAGAAACAATAAATGAAGCTAATGCAACGTCAAAAAAAGATTTTGGCAAAGTTATGAAATTAGTAATTCAAAAGGTTCAAGGAAGGGCCGATGGAAAGAAAATAAGCGAAATACTGTCCACACTTTTAAATTAA
- a CDS encoding RnfABCDGE type electron transport complex subunit B, which yields MLTIFYSALLLGILGFASGTFLAFAAKKFEVKEDPTEAIIKAVLPNNDCGSCGYPGCAAFAKAFIKGEVGKDGCVPGKSQGTPELLEKISKMSVDELNKIYEESQEDDSKILKLLKQS from the coding sequence GTGCTCACAATATTTTATTCGGCGTTATTATTAGGGATTTTAGGATTTGCTTCCGGCACTTTTTTGGCATTTGCAGCAAAAAAATTTGAAGTAAAAGAAGATCCAACAGAAGCCATTATTAAAGCAGTATTGCCAAACAATGATTGTGGATCTTGTGGTTATCCCGGATGTGCAGCCTTCGCCAAGGCATTTATCAAAGGTGAGGTCGGAAAAGACGGTTGTGTCCCTGGCAAATCTCAAGGAACCCCAGAACTTTTGGAGAAAATATCTAAGATGTCTGTTGATGAATTGAACAAAATATATGAGGAAAGTCAGGAAGATGATTCTAAAATATTAAAACTACTAAAGCAGAGTTAA
- a CDS encoding alanine/ornithine racemase family PLP-dependent enzyme, whose product MYPKVYAYLERIQENAKFLKSLCTDSGVEIIGVTKVVCGEPTIVHALKECGIEILGDSRIQNIKKMRESDIKGPFMLLRIPMISELDDVAKYVDYTLISDLEISKKLGNVSSKFNKRSKVIYMVDVGDLREGVWFEKAVSEISKAITIEGIEVVGIGTNLGCFGGVIPDETNMQRLVKIKEEIQRETGKTLEIISGGNTAALPLIEKRSLPKGINQYRLGESIICGTDATNNRNVPGTRQDTIILEAEIVELKEKPSVPYGNIGYDAFGRKPEFEDKGNRIKGILAVGEQDVDPTSMYPLDENIEILHASSDHTIVDLTESKVSYKVGDKIRFRLGYSSVLRAFTSPYVEKVIL is encoded by the coding sequence TTGTATCCAAAGGTTTACGCTTACTTAGAAAGGATTCAAGAAAATGCAAAATTTTTAAAATCTTTGTGCACTGATTCAGGCGTTGAAATAATAGGTGTCACAAAAGTAGTTTGTGGAGAACCTACAATAGTCCATGCACTTAAAGAATGTGGAATTGAAATTTTGGGTGATTCACGGATTCAAAACATAAAGAAAATGAGGGAATCTGATATAAAAGGGCCTTTTATGTTACTTAGAATACCTATGATTTCTGAACTCGATGATGTAGCAAAATATGTTGATTATACTTTAATCAGTGACTTAGAGATCAGTAAGAAGTTGGGGAACGTTTCTTCTAAATTCAATAAGAGATCTAAAGTCATCTATATGGTTGACGTCGGAGATCTAAGGGAAGGAGTTTGGTTTGAAAAAGCTGTTTCTGAGATTTCAAAAGCCATTACTATAGAAGGAATAGAGGTTGTTGGAATAGGTACAAACTTAGGATGTTTTGGTGGAGTAATCCCTGACGAAACTAATATGCAAAGGCTCGTGAAAATAAAAGAAGAAATCCAAAGAGAAACTGGGAAAACTCTAGAAATAATTTCCGGTGGAAATACTGCTGCCTTACCTTTAATTGAAAAAAGAAGTTTACCAAAGGGCATAAACCAATATAGATTAGGGGAATCGATCATCTGTGGAACGGACGCAACTAACAACCGCAACGTTCCTGGAACAAGGCAGGATACGATAATCTTGGAAGCAGAAATTGTGGAATTGAAAGAAAAACCTTCTGTTCCATATGGCAACATTGGTTATGACGCATTTGGACGTAAACCAGAATTTGAAGACAAAGGTAATAGAATAAAAGGCATTTTAGCCGTAGGAGAACAAGATGTTGACCCTACAAGCATGTATCCTTTGGATGAAAACATCGAAATACTCCATGCGAGTAGCGATCATACAATCGTAGACTTAACTGAGTCTAAAGTGAGTTATAAAGTAGGAGATAAGATAAGATTTAGACTAGGTTACTCCTCCGTTTTGAGGGCCTTCACCAGTCCGTATGTTGAAAAGGTGATACTTTAA